The Capsicum annuum cultivar UCD-10X-F1 unplaced genomic scaffold, UCD10Xv1.1 ctg52593, whole genome shotgun sequence genome contains the following window.
CGAATTCCGAAGGTCTAAAGGATCGTTAGGCCACGCTTTCACAGTTCGTATTCGTACGGGAAATCAGAATCAATCGAGCTTTTACCCTTCTGTTCCATACGAGATTTCTGTTCTCGTTGAGCTCATCTTAGGACACCTGCGTTATCTTTTAACAGATGTGCCGCCCCAGCCAAACTCCCCACCTGACAATGT
Protein-coding sequences here:
- the LOC107853410 gene encoding uncharacterized protein LOC107853410, whose protein sequence is MIGRVDIEGSKSNVAMNAWLPQASYPCGNFSDTSSFEFRRSKGSLGHAFTVRIRTGNQNQSSFYPSVPYEISVLVELILGHLRYLLTDVPPQPNSPPDNVFRPDRPAERALAPKRGAVPPFRFTE